From Cystobacter fuscus DSM 2262, one genomic window encodes:
- a CDS encoding RNA polymerase sigma factor, protein MATDDLTLVKRVRDGDQRAFKLLVERYQRKVYAVALGMLKDKDEAMDVSQEAFVKVYKYLDHFKGDSSFYTWLYRITVNICIDVMRRKGSSGGQMEEFDESIATDLGEARIGALGSRLGTNPQKSALRRELAEKIQEALASVPEKHRAILLLREVEGMSYEDLSRTLDIPKGTVMSRLFHARAKVQKILSEYLELDEAKSGVGSE, encoded by the coding sequence TTGGCCACCGACGACCTCACTCTCGTCAAGCGCGTCCGTGATGGAGACCAGCGCGCCTTCAAGCTCCTTGTCGAGCGCTACCAGCGCAAGGTGTACGCCGTCGCGCTGGGCATGCTCAAGGACAAGGACGAGGCGATGGATGTCTCGCAGGAGGCCTTCGTCAAGGTCTACAAGTACCTGGACCACTTCAAGGGCGACTCGTCCTTCTACACGTGGCTCTACCGCATCACCGTCAACATCTGTATCGACGTGATGCGCCGCAAAGGCTCCTCGGGCGGGCAGATGGAGGAGTTCGACGAGTCCATCGCCACGGACCTGGGCGAGGCGCGCATCGGCGCCCTGGGCAGCCGCCTGGGCACCAACCCCCAGAAGAGCGCCCTGCGTCGCGAGCTGGCCGAGAAGATTCAAGAGGCCCTGGCCAGCGTGCCCGAGAAGCACCGCGCCATCCTGCTGCTGCGTGAAGTCGAGGGCATGTCGTACGAGGATCTGTCGCGCACGCTGGACATCCCCAAGGGCACGGTGATGAGCCGGCTCTTCCACGCCCGCGCCAAGGTGCAGAAAATCCTCAGTGAATACCTGGAGTTGGACGAGGCCAAGAGTGGAGTGGGCAGTGAGTGA
- a CDS encoding anti-sigma factor family protein codes for MAPANPACERFIPLLSPYIDGEVSPAERINVERHLGACRDCASRAADLRAESALLRVGLEMAVDEVDFKDFTQKVMARVTPERPPLLERVRISLSEMFLYHRTAMVSSLATAAVVVLVAVPMAMNRPSAPLGYGAERMKVRAVRASEGAKAAPVVLESDDGNTIIWAVDEDAPAAHDASPAKPRGVPGDETDELEGESLKDVPARRPAKPAAPEQPPKGGEL; via the coding sequence ATGGCCCCCGCCAATCCCGCATGTGAGCGTTTCATCCCGTTGTTGTCGCCGTACATCGACGGCGAGGTGTCCCCCGCCGAGCGCATCAACGTCGAGCGGCACCTGGGTGCCTGCCGCGACTGCGCCAGCCGGGCGGCCGACCTGAGGGCCGAGTCCGCGCTCCTGCGCGTGGGGCTGGAGATGGCGGTGGACGAGGTGGACTTCAAGGACTTCACCCAGAAGGTGATGGCGCGGGTGACGCCGGAGCGTCCGCCGCTGCTCGAGCGCGTGCGCATCTCGCTCTCGGAGATGTTCCTCTACCACCGCACGGCCATGGTCTCCTCGCTGGCCACGGCGGCGGTGGTGGTGCTGGTGGCCGTCCCCATGGCGATGAACCGTCCCTCCGCCCCCCTGGGCTATGGCGCCGAGCGCATGAAGGTGCGCGCCGTGCGTGCCTCCGAGGGCGCCAAGGCGGCCCCGGTGGTGCTGGAGTCCGATGATGGTAACACCATCATCTGGGCGGTGGACGAGGACGCGCCCGCGGCGCACGATGCCTCTCCGGCCAAGCCCCGCGGCGTGCCCGGTGACGAAACGGACGAGCTGGAAGGGGAGTCGCTCAAGGATGTGCCGGCCCGCCGGCCCGCGAAGCCCGCGGCGCCGGAGCAACCGCCCAAGGGAGGAGAGCTGTGA